The window atgATCGGGAAaggaaagagacacaacagtttatccaggttcgggccaccttgcggtgtaagaccctactcctgctttggggtggattagcctcgccgggggctgaggatgaactagtacagaagAAGAGGAATCTCAGGAGGTCTGTTCTTGTGTGAGTGTGAGCTAGCGAGGGTTCGGATTCGGGGatcccctcctatggtggtggctaagctatatttatagtggcctcggtcctcttcctccaaaatgaaggcgggaagggatcccagagtggccaagtttgaaggggggcaagtggtacatcttatcctgacgaaaggtggtctttgcctgcaaagccTCTGctcgtgacgccgtggtgggcttGGTGATaacatccgtcctgccgtcctggcggtcttggtctcgttgcactagaatggaaacctttagctgaGTCCTCGGGACCCCGcgcttgcgcttgcctccttagagcatctccagccattggAGCCCCCCAGAACAATCGCCGGGCGAAAAATAGCACGTCCTGGGGGGCAAAACACCTTCGCCGGATGAAACGCGAGGACAGTTTCCCAACCGTTGGTGCCCCCCAGGACAGTCGCCAGGCAAAAAGTGAATGAGTGGGCCAGAAAAAATGATACATGGAGGAATATGATTGGCTGTTGCTTTCCCCGGCGCTCCCAGCAGCCCCCCGGCGCGTTGGGTGTGGCCTGGGTTCGCCGGCACCTTTTTGAGGTCTTGGGGGGGTTGGGGGCATGGCTGGGCCTTTTTTTGCCATTTTTAGCTCGCCGGCAGAAGAAAAGGCGCCTGGGCTggcacttgggggggggggcggctggagatgctcttagcaccaaagaggaaacatgtcGCTCTGCGCCTGCTGGcacccgcttggccttggtcgtcacggcttgcgtcacccgaacctcatgaggtgggcgcttgcataggaatctccgctcctcaggaggccgcctggggaggccgctccctccggaggtcttggtgtcgtccgcctcgcgaggcttgacccctcgcgatggCCTTGTCTTGTTGatgctgaagatgggtcgtaccaggtcgTTGATAGAGCCACGCCgtggaccgcaggcaggcaagtctgggcagtctggttcccagaacgccgacacagttTCAGCGGCAACCTGGGAGGATTATGAAGTGCTCAAGGTGAAGTTTCCTTCAACACCAGCGTGGGGACACGCTGGCTCTCAAGGGGAGGGCAATGTCAGTATGCAGCTATTGACACTGGCAGTGAAACAGCCAGGAAGGCGTATTCACAGTGCCAAGGCGGAAGCGTAGTTGGCGGGATGTTTTGAATAGGCGTTGGGCTTTGGGTATTGAGTTGGGCCGAGTGAGTAAGTGGGCTGAGGCCTGGTTGTATAACCAGCTGTTTATAAGCTCGAGTGGCTGGCGTGGACGGGGTATCGTTGTATTGAATTTGGAATCTCATCTTATCTCTCTGAGCTTATCTCCTTTCTCTCCCTCGCGTTGTCGTCTGCATCTCTCCTACCTGCTGACATCTCTCCTCCACCGatctcaccggcgacgagcccaaaTCTTGCGGTCCTTCACGAATCGCGACTAAAGGCAAATGTGTTACAAGACGGTCTAGAACGCATCAAGGAGAGGATTGGACGGCCCAAAATTACTGAGCTCTGAGGAAGCTCATGTTCATGTTCAGACGTGAATCTAACCATGAGATACTCCTATTACGACGAGCCTTAGAAGAAAAAACCAATCAAACAGACTGGGCACAAATTCCGGAGCCTCGAGAGCCACCCGTCTCTCCACTCCATTCTACGGGCTCAGCAATTAAGGCCCAGTTAGCCTCTCCCTTTCTTAAATTAATTAAGATTCCCAATTTTTCAGACCAACTCGCATTAATTAAGATTTAAGTCGAGCCTAATCTAGTCCCCGGCGCACGCACTGCGCTCGATAACAGTAGCACCCATGGCCACGGAGCCTGTGCAGATACGCTCTCAGTCACGCCCCCACTTGCCATGGCGAGACTAACCTTCGCCGCCGGCGCTGGCGCCGTGGTGGTGGCAGCCACCGCGTGGCTCCTCGCCTCTGCTGGTGTAGCGGCCGGGGACCCGCCGCTCTCACCCAAAGGTCTCAACTATGAAGGTGCGTGCGCTGCTTGCGGCTGGCGTTGGGCGGGGTGGCTGGGTTAGGGACGAGGTTAGGGTTTGGGGATTTGGTACTACTTGGAGGATGTTCTCGTGTTAACTGTGCTCGGTGCGCTTTGTGCGGTGTTCCAGTGGCGGCGCTGATGGCGGTGAAGAGCCGGATGCGGGACGAGAAGGGGGTGATGGCCGGGTGGGACATCAACTCCGTCGACCCCTGCACCTGGTCAATGGTCGCCTGCTCCCCGGACGGATTCGTCGTCTCGCTGTGAGATCTCGCTCCTTGATTTATTGCCTCTTTGTTGGACTGCGCCTGCGCGAATGCTGCTTCTGTCGTTGTTTCTTTGCTGTTGTTGGTGATGCCGTGCTGTTTTGTTTGGATGCTGGAGCGCAGGCAGATGGCTAACAACGGATTGTCGGGGGCCCTGTCGCCGAGTATCGGGAACCTCAGTTACCTGCAGACAATGTAAGGCCTTGGAAACGAACTCACCTATCCAATCACAGTTATTGTTTCCTTAGTTCCTTCGACACGGTGTGTCTTGCAACACTGTTTCAAGTTTGTAGCTGTCGAGCTGAATTGCTTGAAGATGAGGTGGTTCATGCTTGTGTGTCTAGCCGTTGGAAAATTTGAAGCACAACTGCTGTTTAGGTTGCAGAGGCCAGGGAGTAATAAAGCTCTTTCTCCCCACCCAGCAAACAAAATTACTGTTTAGGCGATTCCGTCAGTGCCTGATCAGTATTGGGATAGTTAGGGAGCTGAAGGTGGGAACTATACAATACAAGTCTTGCCTTTAGTTGAATTTATGATGCGTGCAAACTCTCAAGGCCAGGACAAGAactggtgaatagaataatgctgaGAGATCACAGGCGGTACAACCCCTCCTGAACAAAATTTGGTTTCTTTATTTGACAAGAATGGATGTTATTGGGCGTACCGTATTCTTTCAGAACTCAACACAGCTAAATCAAGCTAGCTTTGTACGATTGACGGCGAATGTCCAGCTAGACTTTCTATTCCTTATTGTACCCATCATACCGTGTTCACCCTACTTATATGAACATGACCTTATGCGCATTGTATGCATCATATTTATTATTACTTGTGCTCTCTCAGTCATGGGATTGTATTCTTTCTACTGTACTGTTTGTAGATCTTGTTTCACTGACTTCCATCTGTCGCACTGAAAACGAAATTTACTACcaatgctttgttgctcaacctttTTTTTTTCTCTTGCCCCACTTCAGGTTACTGCAGAATAACAGAATATCTGGTGAAATTCCTCCAGAGATAGGGAAGCTGGCCAATCTGAAAGCTCTTGATCTTTCAGGTAACCAGTTTATTGGTGAAATCCCGAATTCACTTGGGCAGCTGACTCAACTAAATTATTTGTAAGTATATGCTAATCTATTACCTCAAATTGACAATCTATCTATTTGGATTATTTATGTCTTGCTCTCTAAAGCATCACCGTGTCTGTTAGATTTACATGCATATGTTACAGGTGAATTCTGATTAAGTTTGTTGTATATGCCTGCCCAAGAAACGAAAACCCCTCTGTTGTGAATACAACACATATGATGAATTCTAATTAAGTCTGGTCATACAATGTCAGATAGACCATGTAGAATTAAGCAATAACCACTACACCTGCGATACTAATCTATTGAACTAATTTTGAGTATAAAGCTAGCAAAGTCGTACAAGCTTGATGACACAATGTGTACAAATATAATCTTTTGGAGCTATGTCACTGTTTGGAAAAAGCATGCATACAATTGTAACACAACAGTCATACATGCACATGAACCATATTTGGAACTATGTCTAGAACTCTATATATATTGTTCCTCTTTTGCCCGCGGGCCACGGCAACTAAGTGAAATTGTTGTATGTTTGTACTAGCAATATTTTCAGTTACCTATTTGTATGGTTTTCTTATATTTCTAAGTAATTCACATTTTCGTCTGCAATAAATGTTACAAAAATGTTTGCTATCTTTTCTTAAAATTGCTAGCCTGAGCAGACACACGGTTTGACAACTAATTTCTTGATGACTGTTGCTTTGCAAATCCTTCAGGCGCCTTGATAAGAATAACTTGTCTGGACAGATCCCTATAGATGTTGCCAAGCTTCCAGGTCTCACATTCCTGTATGTCTCCAGTTACATGTTTATTCCTTTTTTGATAAATGGTGTGGCTAAATGTGATTCTTGATGTTCAAACTGACGTGGGAAATATGTTTCAGTGACATATCATTCAACAATTTAAGTGGTACAGTTCCAAAAATATATGCACATGACTACAGGTAAGTGGGTACGAGAGTATGTATAATATGCTCCATTTGTTTTTTGTTATTTAACTCCATTTGCTCATCTAAATTCTTTGCATAACTGTGAAGTAGTGCttgtgtcatccttcatgtgctaaAACTCGTCAGTCATATGCACATCATTTTTTCCTTTCTATTTCAATACTTCACTGAATATTACTGTACCTATGCTTTCCAGTCTCGTGGGAAACAAGTTCCTTTGCAATTCCTCAATTCTACATGGCTGCACACATCTTAATGGAGGAACTAACGGTAACGTTTTTTCCTGACATCATCTGTTTTTTAATCTTTACTACAACTCTACAAGTGTACCCTTTTGAACTAACTTACCTATTTGGGAGTGGAACTAACTTAAACTTTGACTGCAGATACAGTGTCTAGACCGTCGAATAAAACGAAGAACCATCATCAATTAGCATTGGCAATTTCCTTAAGTGTCACCTGTGCCACAATCTTTGTCCTGTTCTTTGTATGCTGGCTAAACTACTGCAGATGGCGTTTGCCTTTTGCTTCTTCTGGTAATTAGCTAATCATCTATAACCTTACTATCGGAAATATATGATTTGATGACCACTTATTTATTCAACTATAGATCAAGATCTTGAAATGGAACTGGGTCATCTGAAGCATTTTTCATTTCACGGCCTGCAAAGTGCAACAGACAATTTTAACTCAAAGAATATATTAGGCCAAGGCGGTTTTGGTGTTGTTTATAAAGGCTGTCTCAGAAATGGAACTTTAGTGGCAGTCAAGAGGTTAAAAGATCCCGATGTTACTGGTGAAGTCCAATTCCAGACAGAACTTGAATTGATTGGCCTAGCTGTGCACAGGAACCTTTTGCGCTTGTATGGATTTTGCATGACCTCGAAAGAAAGGTTGCTCGTATATCCATATATGCCAAATGGCAGTGTTGCTGACCGCTTGAGAGGTAACCTTtcatacgtccacaattttttttaaTAGAAGTCTATGTTTTCCTTGCtaagaattactccctccgtttggaaatAACTGacgaatttgaactaaaaccacgtcaGTCATTTCCGAACGGAGGTAATACTTTTTTTGCCCTGTGTTTTGCTATTCTATTATTCCCTTGTTTTCTACCCCTTCTCTTTTTAATGTAAAGTGATTTTTTTGCAGAGTATCATCATGGAAAACCTTGTCTTGACTGGAGTAAACGTATGCAGATTGCTATTGGGGCTGCCAGAGGACTACTATATCTTCATGAACAATGCAATCCTAAGATCATTCACAGGGATGTCAAAGCAGCAAACATATTGCTTGATGGAAGTTTTGAAGCAGTTGTTGGGGATTTTGGATTGGCAAAACTACTTGACCGACAAGATTCGCATGTTACTACTGCAGTTCGAGGCACTGTTGGTCATATTGCTCCAGAGTATCTCTCAACAGGGCAGTCTTCAGAAAAGACTGACGTTTATGGGTTTGGTATTCTACTGTTGGAACTGATCACTGGACCTAAAACCTTGAGCAACGGACATGGTCAGTCCCAGAAGGGGATGATTATAGATTGGGTAACTTCTTTTGCTCAATCTTTATGTACTATAATTGATGGCATAACCTGGAGTAATTTGACGACCATTTCCAACAAAGTTTAGCTAACATGAATAGAGAAGatctaaaacaaaaataaaacaaaaaacttcTTTTTCCTTGGTATCATCATAGATTCGTAGTTGGTGATGAAATAAGTTTATTGGCAAATCCTTAATACAATGCTTAGCAAAGGCCTAGTTGATTTCCTGGCATAAGCAGGTACATATCGGATTTTTGTGGATAACACGTTCGTTTAGTATAATGCTAGGCAGCGCTCCCACCAATTACATGGAATTCGTAGTATACTCTGTTTATCACCTGATGTCAAAATTTTAATCCTGTGCAGGTTAGAGAACTCAACGAGGAAAAGAAACTGGATAAACTAGTGGACAGGGATCTCAAAGATTTGTTCGATGTAGCCGAGCTAGAGTGTGCAGTCGACGTGATTCTCCAATGCACGCTGACCAACCCTATTCTGCGGCCCAAGATGTCAGAAGTTCTCCAGGCCCTTGAATCTAATGTGACGCTGGCAGAGAATGGAGTAGACTTGAATAGAGAAGTGCTGCTGCCTTATGGAGGCTCTTGCAGTTTCTCTGTGAGACATGAGGATCCTCACGACTCATCGTCCTTCATAATAGAGCCAATTGAGCTATCCGGTCCTAGGTGATGACAAGTGCTGGTTTCACGAGAGAAAACAGAGAAAAGCGATGATAGTTGTACAAAACATGTATAGACTGGATGTAGTCCAACTTGGGAGGAGTTTCCTCAGGTTGCGTCTCACAAACCATTTTCGGCTAGAAACTAGGAAGACCATATGTTTCCACTGCAAATCTGTATGCCACCACAAACTGCAACCAGTATGGTCTTTACGGATAGAGGTAATTACCATAAAACCATCATATTTAGGGCCTGGGTTGTAAAAACTAGAATTGGCTGCGTTAAGCGTGTTGCCTCTTGGCAGGGACGCCTTCGTGTTTATATAGACATGAGGATTACAAGATATGGCGCAGTTAGTTAGTTCGGGTATCAACTTGTCCTCTACTCCAAGCTACATACAAGATAGAGATTATCCTAGCTAACAACCTGCGCCTCAATACGTTACATAAGTTAAATTGTCACGATAAAACTACGGCCCTACTTTTTTAACATCCTCCCTCAATCTTCACATGTCAAGGTTCAGATTGCGTTTGAAGGCCTGTAGTTGCTTCACTTGTAACGGTTTTGTGAACCCATCTGCGACTTGATCTCCTGTTGGAATGAACTGAATATCTAGTAACTTTTGTGTAACTCTTTTTCGTACAAAATGATAATCAATCTCTATGTGTTTCGTTcttgcatgaaacactggatttgcAGACAAATATGTTGCTCCAAGATTGTCACACCATAAGCATGACACACCTGTTCTTTCAATGCCAAGTTCATCAAGCAGAGTTTCAATCCACATTACCTCAGCCGTTGCATTTGCCAAAGATTTATATTCTGCTTCAGTGCTGGAGCGTGACACCGTAGCCTGTTTCTTTGCACTCCAAGATATAAGGTTTGACCCAAGAAAGATTGCAAATCCTCCTGTAGATCTTCTGTCATCAGGGCATCcaacccagtctgcatcagaaaatGCACTCACTGTGGTTGAAGGAGACTTACACAATTTTAGCCCTGTGTTTGCACTCCCTTGAAGATACCTCAATATCCTCTTTACAGCTGTCCAATGTACAGAAGTAGGAGCATGTAAAAATTGACAGACTTTATTAACAACAAAGGATATATCAGGTCTTGTTAGTGTCAAGTACTGAAGAGCACCAACTATACTTCTGTACTTGGTTCCTTCTTCTGGGCTTAGTAATTCTCCCTCATATAATGACAACTTGTCGGTGATAGACATAGGTGTACTGGAGGGTTTGCAATCCTTCATACCTACTCGTTTGATTACATCTTTGGCATATTTTTTCTGAGTTAGCATAATACCTTCATGCAACTTTTTTACCTCAATACCTAGGAAGTAATGTAACTCTCCTAGATCTTTAAGAGCAAACTCATTTTTCAGATTTGACAGCAATGCTGAGGTAGCCTCCTGTGAAGAGCTGGCAACaattatgtcatcaacataaattaaCATAAATATAATcaccttccctttcttgaagaagaaaagaGAAGTGTCACCCCTTGAAGGCTTGAAACCAAGTTGCTGAAGTTTTGCActcaatcttgaataccaagctctAGGTGCCTGCTTTAGACCATATAAGGCCTTGTCCAATTCGCACACATGATGTGGCTTTGAACTATTTTCAAACCCAGGTggttgtttcatataaacctcctcCCCGAGAACGCCATGTAAGAACGCATTCTGAACATCCAACTAGCGAAGACTCCATCCCCTGGAGATAGCAATAGACAGAACAAGTCTAATAGTAGCAGCTTTAACTACTGGACTAaaagtatcctcataatcaatGCCATATCGTTGTTTAAAGCCTTTAGCTACTAGTCTAGCCTTATATCTATCTATCGTGCCATCAGGTCTCTTTTTAACTTTATACACCCATTTACAATCAATAATATTCCTCCCTCGCTTAGGAGGAACCAAACGCCAAGTTTGGTTTTTCATAAGTGCATGATACTCTACATTCATGGCATTTTTCCAATTATCATTTCCTAGAGCTTCGGTCAAAGTTTGGGGCTCACCAGTAGCAGCAAAATTTGCAAATTTGAAGTTCTTATCATACCTTAGTGTCCCATCTTTGTAAACTGTGGGTTTTAAGATACCTCGTTGTGCTCGTGTAGTCATCCGAGGAGGTGTACTTGAGCGTACAGACTCGGTAGCCACAGAGGATCCCGATCCCGCCACAGCAGAATCAGCCTCGCCTGTCGCGCGTTCGGATGACGTTGGATCACGCGCCGATCGGGCAGGCGAATCTGGCCTCGGCAAGTCGGCTGGCGCCACGGGACTGCAGGCCAGCGCGCGGTCGCGCCCATCATCATTGTGCCGTGCAGCGGGGGACACGCGACCAGGCTCAGGGCCACCCGCCTCATGACAGGTGGGACGCGGAGACAGAGAGCGGTCCAGCCCACCCGACCGGCCTGGAGACTCGTGCCAGGCGGCGCCCGAGGAGTGGGCGTCCCCGAATCCTAGCGAGGGCGGCGTCAGAGGATCTGCCTGGGGATCCGTTCCCGTGTCAGCGCGACCAGGCAAATCTGCCTCGTGTCCGCTGCCAGGTGCTTCCTGTTGCTGCTGCATAAAATCACAAGCATTTGGAGTGTAGTTTTTTTCACCGCCATCTCCGTCAGTAGTAGGGCTATGTAACAAATGATCATCAGCATAATTCTCGTCCCCATGATCGGTAGGATTGAGTAACTCCGGATTCAAAAGAAGGATTTCTGACCGAAGCCTTGCACCAGCATTTGGGTGTAGTGTAGAGAAGGGAAATATGTTTTCATCAAAAATAACATCCCTGGAAATATACACTCGCCCTGTTGCAATATCAAGGCATTTAAAACCTTTGTGGAGATTGCTATAACCAAAAAACGTACATTGTTTGGATCAGAATTGAAGTTTGTGCTTGTTATAGGGTCGGAGATTaggccaacaagcacacccaaaaatTCTAAATGATGAATAATTTGGTTTTTCATGGAACAATCTCTCAAGAGGGGTttcaaacttgataactttgctaggCAGGCGATTAATCAAGTAGGTGGCAGCaataaactgaaggaaatatgccctagaggcaataataaagttattatttatttccttatttcatgataaatgtttattattcatgctagaattgtattaaccggaaacataatacatgtgtgaatatatagacaaacagagtgtcactagtatgcctctacttgactagcttgttaatcaaagatggttatgtttcctaaccatggacaaagagttgttatttgattaacgggatcacatcattagctgaatgatctgattgacatgacccattcagttagcttagcacctgatcgtttagtatgttgctattgctttctacatgacttatacatgttcctatgactatgagattatgcaactcccgtttaccggaggaacactttgtgtgctaccaaacgtcacaacgtaactgggtgattataaaggtgctctacaggtgtctccgaaggtacttgttgggttggcgtattttgagattaggatttgtcactccgaatatcggagaggtatctctgagccctctcggtaatgcacatcacataagccttgcaagcaatgcaactaatgagttagttgcgaaatgatgtattacggaacgagtaaagagacttaccggtaacgagattgaaataggtattggataccgacgatcaaatctctggcaagtaacataccgatgacaaagggaacaacgtatgttgttatgcggtctgaccgataaagatcttcgtagaatatgtaggaaccaatatgggcatccaggtcccgctattggttattgactggagacgtgtctcggtcatgtctacattgttctcgaaccgtagggtccgcacgcttaaggtttcgatgacagttatattatgagtttatgagttttgatgtaccgaaggacttcggagtcccggatgagatcggggacatgacgaggagtctcgaaatggtcgagacgtaaagatcgatatattggacgactatattcggagttcggaaaggttccgagtgattcaggtatttttcagagtaccggagagttacgggaattcgccggggagaagtattgggccttattgggccatacgggaaagagagaggggctgcctagggcaggccgcgcgccccccaatggcctagtccgaattggactagggggaggggccgcaccccctccttccttcccttctctcttccccttccttgtctcctactcctactacatggaagg is drawn from Triticum dicoccoides isolate Atlit2015 ecotype Zavitan chromosome 6B, WEW_v2.0, whole genome shotgun sequence and contains these coding sequences:
- the LOC119323706 gene encoding probable LRR receptor-like serine/threonine-protein kinase At5g45780; protein product: MARLTFAAGAGAVVVAATAWLLASAGVAAGDPPLSPKGLNYEVAALMAVKSRMRDEKGVMAGWDINSVDPCTWSMVACSPDGFVVSLQMANNGLSGALSPSIGNLSYLQTMLLQNNRISGEIPPEIGKLANLKALDLSGNQFIGEIPNSLGQLTQLNYLRLDKNNLSGQIPIDVAKLPGLTFLDISFNNLSGTVPKIYAHDYSLVGNKFLCNSSILHGCTHLNGGTNDTVSRPSNKTKNHHQLALAISLSVTCATIFVLFFVCWLNYCRWRLPFASSDQDLEMELGHLKHFSFHGLQSATDNFNSKNILGQGGFGVVYKGCLRNGTLVAVKRLKDPDVTGEVQFQTELELIGLAVHRNLLRLYGFCMTSKERLLVYPYMPNGSVADRLREYHHGKPCLDWSKRMQIAIGAARGLLYLHEQCNPKIIHRDVKAANILLDGSFEAVVGDFGLAKLLDRQDSHVTTAVRGTVGHIAPEYLSTGQSSEKTDVYGFGILLLELITGPKTLSNGHGQSQKGMIIDWVRELNEEKKLDKLVDRDLKDLFDVAELECAVDVILQCTLTNPILRPKMSEVLQALESNVTLAENGVDLNREVLLPYGGSCSFSVRHEDPHDSSSFIIEPIELSGPR